The following are encoded together in the Lathyrus oleraceus cultivar Zhongwan6 chromosome 3, CAAS_Psat_ZW6_1.0, whole genome shotgun sequence genome:
- the LOC127126668 gene encoding U11/U12 small nuclear ribonucleoprotein 65 kDa protein, with protein sequence MLASQAQRQLNGLKFLGKVLSAEKASKPIANEEKSSGAQLGKDSNTPVVKNENVTKPIDGDTKSGGLPIQEPIAHRVGVDYPFPPHLEYAYPPPDGNILTNIVNALIAVPRFYTQVLHLMNKMNIPPPFRMALPTPPLPPEVPAPPLPPPHSVTAKPQSADMSSDESEMGSSDEEDGARAKNSGRKRARRGAIVGPAIDKDVAHESVGVKPATLIPKEIPMIKKNPVLKIKIAPKATLNEHKDNDTSPELQEPEKETLDPNKFLTPEELERGKLPPEEILSLPMFKNYTAGNPASVLYIKNLAKDVIADDFYFLFGSFFGSTEAAKSGLQVKLMQEGRMKGQAFLTFPSTELAHRALILVHGHVFKGKPMIIQFGRNPTVTKGT encoded by the exons ATGCTGGCATCTCAAGCACAGCGCCAACTAAATGG GTTGAAATTTCTTGGTAAAGTCTTGTCAGCTGAGAAAGCTAGTAAGCCAATTGCGAATGAGGAAAAAAGCAGCGGAGCTCAGCTGGGAAAAGACTCTAATACACCAGTGGTGAAGAATGAAAATGTAACTAAACCTATTGACGGAGACACAAAATCGGGAGGCCTCCCTATTCAGGAGCCAATTGCCCATAGAGTTGGTGTTGATTATCCATTTCCTCCTCATCTTGA GTATGCTTATCCTCCACCGGATGGAAATATACTGACCAACATCGTCAATGCTCTAATTGCTGTTCCCCGCTTTTACACTCAG GTTCTACACTTGATGAACAAAATGAACATTCCTCCCCCCTTTCGTATGGCACTACCCACGCCACCATTACCTCCAGAGGTGCCAGCCCCACCTTTACCTCCTCCTCATTCTGTAACTGCGAAGCCTCAATCTGCAGATATGTCTAGTGATGAATCAGAAATGGGATCTTCAGATGAG GAGGATGGAGCAAGAGCAAAAAATTCTGGACGAAAGCGTGCCAGGCGTGGGGCCATTGTTGGCCCTGCTATTGATAAAGATGTGGCTCATGAGTCTGTTGGAGTAAAACCTGCCACTTTGATCCCGAAAGAAATCCCGATGATAAAAAAGAACCCCGTCTTAAAg ATCAAAATTGCTCCCAAAGCAACCCTGAATGAACATAAGGATAATGACACAAGTCCAGAGTTACAAGAGCCAGAAAAAGAGACTCTAGATCCCAACAAGTTTTTGACTCCGGAAGAATTAGAGAGAGGAAAGTTACCTCCTGAGGAAATATTATCTCTTCCAATGTTTAAG AACTATACAGCAGGAAATCCTGCTTCTGTGTTGTATATTAAGAATTTGGCAAAAGATGTGATTGCTGACGATTTCTATTTTTTATTTG GGTCCTTCTTTGGAAGTACCGAGGCTGCTAAGTCTGGTCTTCAAGTCAAATTGATGCAG GAAGGAAGGATGAAGGGTCAAGCTTTTTTAACATTCCCCTCCACAGAACTGGCTCATCGAGCTCTG ATTCTAGTGCATGGACATGTATTTAAAGGCAAGCCAATGATCATTCAGTTTGGCCGGAATCCTACTGTTACCAAAGGAACTTAA
- the LOC127126669 gene encoding uncharacterized protein LOC127126669, with amino-acid sequence MGLQIPHDNNLEDDDQPICTNVDSSLHKTDPHDVLLHSPSDFDFQSDLKKLSSQLDNNESYVAPRLQKFISEQDLRKDILRRFSSFLVSSVVFLGLFYNIWSWSCLLPLQKQHIHRFSIWTSMLGLFGFLVFVCAVALMVLVGAVFTPMQKAMLIVWLVLMHLQSANSILEICVILLAGFFMASYAFWKKESPNNESDVKSSNIC; translated from the exons ATGGGTCTTCAAATTCCACATGACAACAACCTTGAAGACGACGACCAACCGATCTGTACGAACGTCGATTCATCCCTTCATAAAACAGATCCTCATGATGTGCTCTTACATAGTCCG TCTGATTTTGATTTCCAGAGTGATTTGAAGAAATTGTCCTCCCAGCTGGATAATAATGAATCGTACGTTGCTCCTCGCTTACAAAAATTCATTTCAGAACAGGACTTACGCAAGGATATTCTACGACGTTTCTCATCTTTTTTAGTCTCAAGTGTTGTTTTTCTTGGTCTTTTCTACAATATATGGAGCTGGAGCTGCCTATTACCCCTGCAAAAACAACATATTCACCGCTTTTCCATTTGGACGTCCATGCTGGGGTTGTTTGGTTTTCTGGTGTTTGTTTGTGCTGTGGCTCTAATGGTTCTAGTTGGTGCAGTATTCACCCCTATGCAGAAAGCTATGCTTATCGTTTGGCTTGTTTTGATGCATCTTCAATCTGCTAACTCAATCCTTGAAATTTGCGTTATATTACTCGCTGGATTTTTCATGGCGTCGTATGCTTTTTGGAAAAAGGAATCACCAAATAATGAAAGTGATGTCAAATCCTCAAATATATGCTAG